A window of Ignavibacteriales bacterium contains these coding sequences:
- a CDS encoding DNA-directed RNA polymerase subunit alpha, producing the protein MSYPFIKMPDGVVLDESSSKENFGRFMIQPLERGFGVTLGNALRRVLLSSLTGAAVTAIKIEGVLHEFSTVPGVVEDVTELILNLKKVRMRIVNKKVTGCEISFNGSKEFRAGDIQKACPDIEILNPELHIARLNSDAKLNMELKFGIGKGYVPSNEQKIPEMTIGTIPIDSIFTPIVNVHYNIENVRIGERNDFEKLSIDIHTDGSVTPEEALSCSAKILKDHIQMFINFDAEPEEEKVENEKDAEAERIKKILLTGVDDLELSVRSHNCLKAANIKNLSDLVKRDESEMLKFRNFGRKSLAELIEIVENYGLEFGMDVDKYIKDKPENN; encoded by the coding sequence ATGAGTTATCCATTCATAAAGATGCCCGATGGTGTCGTACTCGATGAATCTTCAAGTAAAGAAAATTTTGGAAGATTTATGATCCAACCTCTTGAGAGAGGATTTGGAGTTACATTAGGCAATGCTTTAAGAAGAGTGTTGTTATCATCCCTTACCGGAGCTGCAGTTACTGCTATTAAGATTGAGGGAGTTTTACACGAGTTTTCAACAGTTCCCGGTGTAGTTGAAGACGTTACAGAACTTATTCTTAATTTGAAAAAAGTAAGAATGAGAATTGTTAATAAGAAAGTTACCGGTTGTGAAATTTCTTTTAACGGTTCAAAAGAATTTAGAGCGGGAGATATTCAAAAAGCTTGTCCGGATATTGAAATATTGAACCCGGAGCTTCACATTGCTCGCTTAAACTCTGATGCAAAGTTGAATATGGAATTAAAGTTCGGAATTGGAAAAGGATATGTTCCTTCCAATGAGCAGAAAATTCCGGAAATGACTATCGGAACAATTCCGATTGATTCTATATTTACACCAATAGTTAATGTTCATTACAATATTGAGAATGTACGTATCGGTGAAAGAAATGATTTTGAAAAATTATCGATTGATATTCACACTGACGGATCAGTAACACCGGAAGAAGCTCTTTCTTGTTCTGCAAAAATTTTGAAAGATCATATTCAAATGTTCATCAATTTTGATGCTGAACCAGAAGAAGAAAAAGTTGAAAATGAAAAAGATGCTGAAGCAGAAAGAATCAAAAAGATTCTTTTAACAGGTGTAGACGATCTTGAGTTGAGTGTCCGTTCACATAATTGCTTAAAAGCTGCAAACATCAAGAACTTATCCGACCTTGTTAAGAGAGATGAAAGCGAGATGCTTAAGTTTAGAAATTTCGGAAGAAAATCTTTGGCTGAGTTGATCGAGATCGTTGAAAATTACGGACTTGAGTTCGGTATGGATGTTGACAAGTATATAAAAGATAAACCAGAAAACAACTAG